The Legionella jordanis genomic sequence TGCTCTTATTCATGACTTTCCGAGGCTTCGCATCGTTTTAGAACACATTTCCAGCAAAGCAGCGGTTGATTTTATTTGCGATTCAAGTGAGCACGTTGCTGCTACCATTACCCCGCATCATTTATTGTATAATCGTAATCAGATGCTAGCCGGCGGCATTAAACCTCATTTATATTGCTTACCCATTTTGAAACGGGAAAGCGATCAAAAGGCTCTGCAAGAGGCAGCCATCAGTGGCAATCCAAAATTTTTTGCTGGGACAGACAGCGCTCCACACGCTGTCAAAAACAAAGAATCTTCTTGCGGCTGTGCCGGAATTTTCTCAGCACCTTATGCCCTAGCTTTATACGCGCAAGTGTTCGAGTACTGTGAAAAGCTCCCTAGACTTGAGTCTTTTCTAAGCCATTTTGGTGCTGTATTTTATCAATTAGCCATTAATAAAGAACAAGTGACCTTAAAAAAACAACCCCAATTAGTACCCGCCATGCTCCCATTTGGCAACGAGCAAGTTGTTCCTATTGCAGCCGGTGATACTTTGGCATGGAGTGTTTTATGAACCTCGGTAAGAGCCTTGTTGCTCATGAACTTAAACACCGCTTTCGTGGCTTTCTGCCTGTAGTCGTGGATATTGAAACGGCTGGAGTGAATCCTTTTAAAAACGCATTGCTCGAAGTATGTGTTGTGCTGGTTGATATCGATTCGCAAGGTTGCTTTTTTCCACAATCCAGATATTTTGAACATGTCTTACCATTCGAAGGCTCTGAATTGGATGAGAAATCTCTGGAGTTTATCCAAGTTGATCCCTTTCAACCGCTTAGATTCGCACTGGAAGAAAGGCAAGCTCTAAGGAATTTATATCAACCTATCAATAAGGCTCTCAAAGAAAAAAGCTGCCTAAAAGCCGTGCTCGTCGGCCATAATGCCTGGTTTGATTTATTATTTCTGAAGGAAGCAACCAAGCGCTCCGGGCTTAAATTTCCATTCCACTCGTTTACTTGCTTTGATACAGCAACTTTAGCTGGATTGATGTATGGACAGACCGTTCTGTCAAAAGCAGCCAAAGCAGCGGGTATTCCTTTCAATGCCAAAGAAGCCCATTCAGCCATTTATGACGCGGAGAAAACCGCTGAATTATTTTGCGCCATGCTGAATGCCTGGCGCAACTTGCAGGATGAAGATTATAAATCGTCAGAATGAGTAGAAAGGTATTCCGCAACGCCTTTAGTAGAAGCTTTCATTCCTGCCTTTCCTTTTTGCCAACCGGCAGGACAGACTTCGCCATGTTCTTCAAAATGTTGTACCGCATCAATAATTCGCAACAATTCATCGATGTTTCTACCAATTGGTAAATCATTGACGATTTGAGAACGGACCACGCCATTTTTATCAATGATGAAGGCACCACGGAAGGCGACGCCAGCAACTGGGTGCTCAACCCCATAAGATTGGCAAATAGTATGGGTCATATCAGAAGCCATAGTGTAGTTGACGTGACCGATACCACCTTCTTTGACTGGAGTATTACGATAAGCATTGTGAGTGAAATGAGAGTCGATGGAAACAGTAATCACCTCTACTCCGCGACGTCTAAACTCATCAATGCGATGATTCAGAGCAATCAATTCTGAGGGGCAAACGAAAGTAAAATCCAGTGGGTAGAAAAACACCAAGCCATATTTACCTTTCAGAGAGTCATGCAAATTGAATTTATCTGTTATTTCCCCATTAGCCAATACGGCAGGAACTGTAAAATCAGGGGCTTTACGTCCGACTAAAACACTCATCTATTTCTCCTTGATTAAGCACATTAAATGTGCCAACGATTATAAGATTAAAGGGCAACTGCTTCGCGCAATATGGATTCTAATTCACCTTGCTCATAAAGTTCAGCAATAATGTCTGAGCCACCTATTAGTTCACCTTTTACATACAATTGCGGAAAAGTGGGCCAATCCGCATACTGAGGTAATGTTTGACGAATATCCGGATTAGCCAGAACGTCTACATAAGCGAAATTCACACCGCAGGCATCAATGCATTGTACCGCCCGTGCTGAAAAACCACACTGTGGCATTTTAGGAGTACCCTTCATATATAACAGGATTGCGTTTTCAGCAATTTGTTGCTTAATTTTTTCAATTGTATCCACTGGGTCACCTATAAAATTCAAAGTTATAAATTATGAAAAACCAGCTTTAATTATGGCGAAAATGAGATCAATTCGCAACTGGCCTAGGAGTAGAATCGGTGTTTGCAGGATTTAGTATCCTCAAAAGACAGACAACCAGAGATATTAGGATTGTAAGATTATTTTTCTAGAATCAGCGAATCGGTTAATGTCAATGGTTGAACAACTCTCATAACCCAAGCAGCAATTCTAAGAATATTGCCAATGTAAAGATCCTTTGCCTGGTATTTATTAAAAATCTTTTGCAACACTGTTCCTTCTATTTCTCAGTTTTAATTGCTATTGCCCCGACACTTTCTCGACCATCCAAAATTAGATCATCAGGAAACTGTCCTTTCCTATTAATGTATGAAGAATGTTCTACGAAAAAGTTTGTTTTTTGGAGCGATTTGTCGAGCACCTCTTTTGTGTACATTGAAGGATCTTCAATTTCTCCAGACCATTCCACTTTCTCCATTATCCTTTTTCAAATGCCGGTAAAAATTTTTGCTAATTCTTTAGATATGGAGTTTCACAAACAATGAATAATTTGCCATTGGGCTTTAAAAAGGATCTAAGTAAATTTAAATATAAATCAATGGTTCCCTGAAAAGAAATGGAGCACTCGACACAGCAGGATGGCATCGAAATATCCCTTTGGCAAACCGCGCAATTCATGTGGAAAAGATCCTGGAACAAGTATTAATCTATTAACATCCCCAGTAGAAGATAAATTAAAATTGGATGT encodes the following:
- the pyrC gene encoding dihydroorotase, translated to MQEITITKPDDWHLHLRDGLFLEHTVPATAQHFARALVMPNLKPALTTVNSLLDYRKRILDALTENHGFTPYLSLYLNDLVSAEELELAKNHTFILGAKLYPAGATTNSDEGVQSLRALYPQFEVMQSQNLVLQIHGEVTQGDIFHRESRFIQQELTALIHDFPRLRIVLEHISSKAAVDFICDSSEHVAATITPHHLLYNRNQMLAGGIKPHLYCLPILKRESDQKALQEAAISGNPKFFAGTDSAPHAVKNKESSCGCAGIFSAPYALALYAQVFEYCEKLPRLESFLSHFGAVFYQLAINKEQVTLKKQPQLVPAMLPFGNEQVVPIAAGDTLAWSVL
- the rnt gene encoding ribonuclease T, whose amino-acid sequence is MNLGKSLVAHELKHRFRGFLPVVVDIETAGVNPFKNALLEVCVVLVDIDSQGCFFPQSRYFEHVLPFEGSELDEKSLEFIQVDPFQPLRFALEERQALRNLYQPINKALKEKSCLKAVLVGHNAWFDLLFLKEATKRSGLKFPFHSFTCFDTATLAGLMYGQTVLSKAAKAAGIPFNAKEAHSAIYDAEKTAELFCAMLNAWRNLQDEDYKSSE
- a CDS encoding peroxiredoxin; translated protein: MSVLVGRKAPDFTVPAVLANGEITDKFNLHDSLKGKYGLVFFYPLDFTFVCPSELIALNHRIDEFRRRGVEVITVSIDSHFTHNAYRNTPVKEGGIGHVNYTMASDMTHTICQSYGVEHPVAGVAFRGAFIIDKNGVVRSQIVNDLPIGRNIDELLRIIDAVQHFEEHGEVCPAGWQKGKAGMKASTKGVAEYLSTHSDDL
- the grxD gene encoding Grx4 family monothiol glutaredoxin: MDTIEKIKQQIAENAILLYMKGTPKMPQCGFSARAVQCIDACGVNFAYVDVLANPDIRQTLPQYADWPTFPQLYVKGELIGGSDIIAELYEQGELESILREAVAL